CTTCGTTGATATAATCGTACTTGGTCTTTGTTTCCTGCGACTTCACTTCTCGTAAATCAACAACAGTGTGAGGGTCTTCTGGTTCCATCAAAATGATTGAACGTACACGCTCATCAATAATTGCTTCTGGTGTGTCATGAGAAGCGGCACAGTCTGCAGTCAATTCCCGGTAGAGAAAGCGCAAAGCAGCTGGTTTCACTTTGGATGAAATCCGACCAAACTTGGCAAATACTTCACGGCGCATAGCACGAGTATGGTATTGCGGAAGAATAAGCTTAATGGCCTCAATAGTTGTAACACTCTCTTCAAAAGTTGATTCAATAGACTTAGCAGTTGGTAGCTTCCATACAAAGTGCAAATTGCCTATATTGTTTCCCGATGAGTGTGTCAAAAACATGATCGGATATGGAAGCCCATTTCTCTCAAGGACTTTTACGTAGTCGTAACGTTCTCTTGCGGTTTCAGGAACGAATTCACAGAGAGACAAAAATTCGTACTCCAATTTCTCTtgcaaacacaaacacaaccaTTCTAATCTTTTATCACAGGGAAATAGTCCAGTTGATGCTTTAACAAACTTCACAGACATAGAATCTGAAATATGTCGTACAGGCAATGGCGATTTGTGCAACGTGCTCATCTTCTTTCGTTGTGAGGAGAGGTAGTCAGAATAAGATGCAATGCTTCTGGCTAACGATTCAGTGTTCATATGCAGAGACTTCAATCGCTCAGATGACCAAAAGGATTTTTGCAAGTTGTGAAACAACGTGGATGCCAGGGTCTCAAGGGTGATGCCAGAAAGACTTGAGATACTTCTCTTTCTGTGTTTCGAAACTTCAGGAGTATTGTAGCTTCAGGAGTATTGTAGCCATTGAAACGAGTAAATAGGCTAGGAATTGTACAAGATTGCTTCTCCAAGGCAGAATGGTGACCATCTAAATACCACAGGCAATCAACAATAGCAACCATAAATCTGTGTCCACCCGACTGGATTTCAGAGCCAGGAAAAGCAACATCCTCATCCTAAAAGAGCTTCAAAACATCATTATAAAGCTTATCTTTGTTGGTGCGCTCTGGGACACTAGGAGGTAGCCCAGGCTGAGAGAGCAACTGGGAACTACGCATCATCATATATAGCGAAAGCATCTGTTGTATGAGTAGCAGGCAGAGATCGTTCTAGTACACTGACATGATACTTCAGGAAGGGACCAAAAACAGCAGCAGCTCTTTCCAGTACCAGTGATAGTTCGATTCTATCCAAAGAATCTTTTCCTTTTCCAAGAAATGCTGAATCTATTTGAAGCTCCTGGGGTGAATCTGCAATTTCTTTAAAAACTCTTTGTTCAAAGTATTGTTCAACGCTTATACCTGGTTCATCGATTGAAATAATTCTCCAAGGAAGTAAAGTTTTGTTTACCGACCGATTGTACACACAACAATTTATCATGGCAGACATCTCTGTAGAGAAAATTATATTTCAATACTGATCTGTAAATAGTATACTAACAGAATGAGAATACAGGGGGCAGGGGTGGGGGTATGTCTCATACAACTAGCTTGAACTTGTACCAGAGTGATAATTGTACcagagtgataattatatagaaatgTGTTAATTTAATAGGCTTATTGAACAAATAGGCATTTAACTATACTTTAATAGTGTCCTTAAGATAATATTTCAATGAAACAAAGAAGATACTTACAGTACAGTCACTTGAACAGATCTCTGAACAGATCCAACATTGACAGCTGACCATGTGGagattaattaattatgcgcatgcgcaatagaaATAATGAGGTAAATTTAGCCAGAAaatgatgcgggcggtggaccagaaaccagagtgtcacttggagtggccttaggGAAGGAAGTACCTCCGACAGATCCACTGTCTCACCGTACCCATCTCTACACTCTTGTGATCGTGGTCAGACAGCCTCCAGTATATAGTGGAAGTTGAAGACTCTCCACCTCTGCACCTCTGCCACACTCGTGGAAGTAGTTATCGATGGACCAAGGAGCTCCATAGTGGATCGTCTGAGTGAGGCCAACACAATCGATTCCCATGCCTAACGCCATCGTAGCACGAACGACACCTTGTCAAACTTGCTATTACAAGTTGTGTTGAGGACTATAATCGCTCAACTTTGGTGATGGTGGAAGTGAGAAGTGAGCATAGAGCATAGAGCATACAAATTGGCACACAAGCGCACACAAGCGACAGTACACAATCACACAATCAGTCGTTTAGCCTTCATTGAATTACGTGACAAATCCTTGACAACGTCAGTGAAATCTTCTTCGAAGTCGCTGGAACGCCTTAAGAACAATGTTCAGAGCGAATCGAATCTGGGGACACCGaaagaccataattattattattcattccAATTATGATTTTGTCAATTATGATTTTGTGTACCGTAAAaactcgatttaaagcgacacttaaATAATTCCTACGTTTTGCAAAAGTAAAGTTAAATGTTCAAGTGTCGCTTGGGGTTGCCTTAAATTGAGGTTTTATATCTTTGTACACTTACCTGCTTCGTCCTAATGGAGGTTCAAGCAGGAAACTTCTCACCACAGCGCTTCTGGACAACTATAGAGGAAACGATACATGCCAGCCTTGACATCTCGTTCATTGGCAATGTACTTCTTTGTCTACCCCTGCGTTCCCACTGAGGATAGCAGCAGAAACACCACGACTATGGACCTCAAACAGAAACCACCAAAACGAAGCAGTCTCTGCCCTCTCTACTTGCTTACTCTCTACTTGCTTACACTTCAGCAACAGCTCCAATACAAGCTTCTGGATAataggtggcgcatgcgcaagcagcctggaatcgagtaTGTAGACAGCACCGAAACCTGTTCTTCAAGCTGACTTACTCAAAACTGACCACTACCTAAACAGGAAACGAGTATCAAAGAATGTTAGATTGGCTAAACCGAAAGATGGTCAGAGACTATAACATACTATGTCTGTACCTACACtgagcgtagccaggattttttggaagaggggcaaaacctacacagccaaaaatccacgggaACGTTTCAGGCCTGTGGCTGAATACAGGCCAGGCCTGTATTCAGATGTAATCGCCCACGGCCCGCTTACACCACAggccacgtacatgtacgccAGCCCCTAAATAACAGGCCATCACCCACGTCCTGCTTACATCATGCAACGCATTGCGAAGTAAGGAAGCACAGGTGAATTTCATATTCATTACACATTAAGTGCTCTATATACAAAACAAAGTGGTACATAGTAACTGGTGTATATACAAAATATTAGGGCTAACACTTAAAATCCTACATTgaaccatacacacacaaagcgTTTGCTATCTACTAAAACCAAAGTAGTACCAAAGTAGTGGCAGGGGAGAAGCGTGTAAA
This genomic stretch from Halichondria panicea chromosome 16, odHalPani1.1, whole genome shotgun sequence harbors:
- the LOC135349824 gene encoding uncharacterized protein LOC135349824, whose product is MNTESLARSIASYSDYLSSQRKKMSTLHKSPLPVRHISDSMSVKFVKASTGLFPCDKRLEWLCLCLQEKLEYEFLSLCEFVPETARERYDYVKVLERNGLPYPIMFLTHSSGNNIGNLHFVWKLPTAKSIESTFEESVTTIEAIKLILPQYHTRAMRREVFAKFGRISSKVKPAALRFLYRELTADCAASHDTPEAIIDERVRSIILMEPEDPHTVVDLREVKSQETKTKYDYINEDIGVAVDDRRHGDVTHMAKAISVRDLRDQVTSKCPPGTMIPSEEWLRLQFWPKTKAAKVAMQYTGRLNIRYMVQKRQFRKTHADEHYAAALYRYMREYAVQLLEYCNMISIDDKHRLKVGEPGFPVAAAERGRRVIVRSGTTFEVGDHDFTKFSIIPSVVICSAPY